The Bacteroidota bacterium genome contains a region encoding:
- a CDS encoding polysaccharide deacetylase family protein translates to MGLKSTYFKLRETLFLNKISHAVPGMVKPFVLCYHQIDSKEFDEQITALKKRFEVVDLETFANRLAKKQKGAYCALTLDDCLKEDVEKAAEVCRKHNAPITLFLPVRFSKNNEALPGTWVQKLLEQRKEFLLNGEKITITPQNFVEVRNRLREEFNPVKIKIDEFDKKVRDWFAENNIAETDIITPNYRVMDYSSVKQLSTEKIFSFQSHTYNHESLGLCTPQEIEKEFADSKKELEELTGVKVFSICYPYGSKEVIGDKIFGFVGDYYTCGFSLVQGVCTKNTDIYFIPRIGMYPGDTLASFWGKIYHHLLMAFVKTNK, encoded by the coding sequence ATGGGCTTAAAATCAACCTACTTTAAACTGCGGGAAACGCTATTCCTCAACAAGATTTCTCATGCCGTTCCCGGTATGGTGAAGCCCTTTGTGCTGTGCTATCATCAGATAGATAGCAAAGAATTCGACGAGCAGATAACCGCTCTTAAAAAGAGGTTTGAAGTAGTTGATTTAGAAACATTTGCAAATAGATTGGCAAAAAAGCAAAAAGGAGCCTATTGTGCCCTTACGCTGGATGATTGCCTGAAAGAAGACGTTGAAAAAGCAGCCGAGGTGTGCCGTAAGCACAATGCACCAATAACCCTGTTTTTGCCCGTTCGTTTTTCAAAAAATAACGAAGCACTACCCGGTACTTGGGTGCAAAAGCTGCTGGAACAGCGAAAAGAGTTTTTATTGAACGGTGAAAAAATCACCATCACACCTCAAAACTTTGTTGAGGTTAGGAACAGGTTGAGAGAAGAGTTTAATCCTGTTAAGATAAAGATAGACGAGTTTGATAAAAAGGTTAGGGATTGGTTTGCTGAGAATAATATTGCTGAAACGGATATAATTACCCCCAACTATAGGGTAATGGACTATTCTTCAGTAAAGCAGCTAAGCACTGAAAAGATATTTAGCTTCCAATCGCACACTTATAATCACGAGAGCTTAGGCCTGTGCACCCCACAGGAAATTGAAAAGGAGTTTGCCGATTCGAAAAAGGAATTAGAAGAGCTAACAGGGGTTAAAGTATTCTCAATATGCTATCCCTATGGCTCAAAAGAGGTGATAGGTGATAAAATTTTTGGGTTTGTGGGCGATTACTATACTTGTGGTTTTTCACTTGTACAGGGTGTTTGTACTAAAAACACCGATATTTATTTTATTCCACGTATAGGTATGTATCCAGGTGATACCCTTGCCTCTTTTTGGGGCAAAATATACCATCACCTGTTAATGGCATTTGTCAAAACAAATAAATAA
- a CDS encoding carbamoyltransferase: MSIYLGISSPDCDVTATFIKDGKIVYAAQEERFTRVKQQTGFPYKAIEDGLRYLGITIADITGVGYGWYKPEQEKKLYLQSGKLSIKQAFSSKAPFMESVRHAVNMYRRGMFINPAEFDKAHGQFVAGLQKIGYKGSVEYFNHQLCHAASTYYTSGFDKALVITLDGYGSGSAGSIYIGDGENLKFVKFIPSPQSLGLMYSKVTKALGFIPNRHEGKVLGLAAYGNPDIYFKDIMKDFILTDDAFMYLNPLDPNKYKKIFKDGKAEDLAAAFQKVLETVVVHMAKQNLKKYNLDRVCLAGGVAANVKMNQRVMEIDGVKEIFVHPGMSDCGIGTGAALMLAHKEKPFKPYKLDDVFLGADYTEDEILDAIKKFDFKYTREEEPEKKAAELLAKGFVVGRFNGRMEYGPRALCNRTIMAPTQQSDVNKWLNKRLNRTEFMPFAPATLDYMADKMYLNMDKIRYTAEFMTITTDCTDAMKQNSAAAVHVDGTARPQIVTAKNNPTMYKILEHYFQLTGVPSLVNTSYNMHEEPIICNPYDAVKTFNDGRLDYLSIGNYILEAHSIEARDVD; this comes from the coding sequence ATGTCTATTTATCTTGGTATTTCTTCTCCTGATTGCGATGTAACAGCAACATTTATTAAAGACGGCAAGATTGTATATGCCGCACAAGAAGAAAGGTTTACAAGGGTGAAACAACAAACAGGTTTCCCTTACAAAGCAATTGAAGACGGATTACGTTATTTAGGCATCACCATCGCTGACATTACAGGTGTTGGCTATGGTTGGTACAAACCCGAGCAAGAAAAGAAGCTATATCTTCAATCGGGAAAACTGAGTATTAAGCAAGCATTTTCATCAAAAGCTCCTTTCATGGAGTCAGTGCGTCATGCAGTAAATATGTACAGAAGGGGTATGTTTATCAACCCCGCTGAATTTGATAAAGCTCATGGGCAGTTTGTAGCCGGTTTGCAGAAAATCGGGTATAAAGGGTCTGTTGAGTATTTCAACCACCAGCTTTGTCATGCCGCAAGCACTTATTATACATCAGGTTTTGATAAAGCTCTTGTAATTACTCTTGACGGGTATGGTTCAGGTAGTGCAGGTTCGATATACATTGGTGATGGCGAAAACCTAAAGTTTGTTAAGTTTATACCAAGCCCTCAATCGTTAGGGTTGATGTATAGCAAGGTTACCAAAGCCCTTGGTTTTATTCCTAACCGCCACGAGGGCAAAGTATTGGGTTTGGCTGCATACGGTAATCCTGATATTTATTTTAAAGACATCATGAAAGATTTCATCCTTACCGATGATGCGTTCATGTACTTAAACCCTCTTGACCCTAATAAATACAAAAAGATATTTAAAGACGGCAAGGCAGAAGATTTGGCAGCCGCATTCCAAAAAGTGCTTGAGACCGTAGTGGTACACATGGCTAAACAAAACCTTAAAAAATACAATCTTGATAGGGTGTGTTTGGCTGGTGGTGTGGCTGCTAACGTTAAGATGAACCAACGTGTGATGGAGATAGACGGTGTTAAAGAAATCTTCGTACATCCCGGAATGTCTGATTGTGGTATTGGAACAGGTGCGGCTTTGATGTTAGCGCATAAAGAAAAGCCATTCAAGCCCTATAAATTGGATGATGTTTTCTTGGGAGCTGATTATACCGAAGATGAAATTTTAGACGCGATTAAGAAGTTTGATTTTAAATATACCCGCGAAGAAGAGCCTGAGAAAAAAGCAGCGGAATTATTGGCAAAAGGCTTTGTGGTAGGCCGATTTAATGGTAGGATGGAGTACGGCCCCCGTGCACTTTGTAACCGTACAATTATGGCGCCAACTCAGCAAAGTGATGTAAACAAGTGGTTAAACAAACGTTTGAACCGTACCGAGTTTATGCCTTTTGCACCCGCTACATTGGATTACATGGCAGATAAAATGTATCTGAACATGGATAAAATCCGATACACAGCCGAGTTTATGACCATCACTACTGACTGTACAGATGCGATGAAACAAAACTCTGCCGCAGCAGTACACGTAGATGGTACAGCAAGGCCACAAATTGTAACGGCTAAAAACAACCCTACCATGTACAAAATCCTTGAGCATTATTTCCAGCTGACAGGTGTACCAAGTTTGGTAAACACCAGTTACAATATGCACGAGGAACCAATTATCTGTAACCCTTACGATGCTGTTAAAACCTTTAACGACGGACGTTTGGATTATCTTTCGATTGGTAACTACATTCTTGAAGCCCATAGCATTGAGGCTCGCGACGTAGATTAA
- a CDS encoding acyltransferase, whose translation MNRFLTLLRYDWPLHFVLFFTNWLPDNVALIKLRGALARPFFKQAGRTLKLGRDLTFYNPSQLTIGNNVYIAKGCWFVCNNGIEIGDNVLFGPYVAVVTSNHSLKNGAYAFGEEVKKEKVVIDDGSWVGSHVTVLAGAHINKAVLVAANSVISGNTEEYGIYGGVPGKLLKIAEKK comes from the coding sequence GTGAATAGGTTTCTTACACTTTTGAGGTACGATTGGCCGTTGCATTTTGTATTGTTTTTTACAAACTGGCTTCCTGATAACGTTGCACTTATAAAACTGCGGGGAGCTTTGGCGCGTCCCTTTTTTAAACAAGCAGGGCGTACCCTTAAACTTGGCAGGGATTTAACCTTTTATAACCCTTCGCAGCTAACCATTGGTAATAACGTGTATATAGCCAAAGGATGTTGGTTTGTGTGCAACAATGGTATAGAGATAGGAGATAACGTTTTGTTTGGCCCATACGTAGCAGTGGTTACCTCTAATCATTCTCTTAAAAACGGAGCCTATGCTTTTGGAGAAGAGGTTAAAAAAGAGAAAGTAGTAATTGATGATGGTTCATGGGTAGGAAGCCATGTAACGGTTTTGGCCGGTGCCCATATAAATAAAGCTGTTTTAGTGGCAGCAAACTCAGTAATATCAGGTAACACTGAAGAATACGGTATTTATGGCGGAGTGCCGGGTAAACTGCTTAAAATAGCCGAAAAGAAATAA
- a CDS encoding glycosyltransferase family 4 protein: MSILFVGNILSKHRGTLGPSEKITRLLGEEYHIKAVSDKASQLPRLLDIIWTCFTADYKLVIADTYSGNAFNIARVASIIARLRRKKLVLVLRGGRLPELYKTNRSNVQTVLNRADKIISPSQYLIGFLKPEGYEVEYYPDFIDTSVFTEQPQERKPFSLLWVRAFKYIYNPELAVKILHSVAQKYPEATLTMVGPDDGLLNDVKKLAAELGVLDKIEFIGRVDNKQLPAYYSSHSVYLNTTSYESFGIAVVEAASCGIPVVSTKVGEIPYIWADGEDMMIVDGFDADAMASRVTAMFGDKELWQKISGNAKTKARKFSWDEIKKKWETLFAEKA, encoded by the coding sequence ATGAGTATCTTATTTGTAGGTAATATCCTTTCAAAGCACAGGGGAACTCTTGGGCCATCTGAAAAAATAACCCGTTTATTAGGAGAGGAATACCACATAAAAGCGGTTTCTGATAAAGCCTCACAGTTACCGCGTTTACTGGATATTATTTGGACTTGCTTTACCGCTGATTATAAATTAGTAATTGCGGATACGTATAGCGGAAACGCATTTAATATTGCACGTGTGGCCTCAATAATTGCCAGGCTAAGAAGGAAAAAATTAGTATTGGTGTTAAGAGGTGGCAGGTTACCTGAGTTATATAAAACCAACAGAAGTAACGTACAAACAGTACTTAACAGGGCGGATAAAATTATTTCCCCCTCACAATACCTGATAGGTTTTTTAAAACCTGAAGGATATGAAGTTGAATATTATCCCGATTTTATAGATACGTCTGTTTTTACAGAGCAGCCACAAGAGCGGAAACCTTTTTCATTACTATGGGTAAGGGCGTTTAAATACATCTACAACCCTGAGTTAGCCGTAAAAATATTACACAGTGTTGCTCAAAAATATCCAGAGGCAACATTGACCATGGTGGGACCAGATGATGGTTTGCTGAACGATGTAAAGAAACTGGCTGCTGAGTTGGGGGTGTTAGACAAAATTGAGTTTATTGGCAGGGTTGATAACAAGCAATTGCCGGCATATTATTCTTCACACAGCGTATATTTAAATACCACCTCTTACGAAAGCTTTGGAATTGCTGTGGTAGAGGCTGCCTCTTGCGGCATTCCGGTGGTTTCAACAAAGGTGGGAGAAATACCCTATATATGGGCTGACGGTGAGGATATGATGATTGTTGACGGGTTTGATGCTGATGCAATGGCAAGCCGAGTTACAGCCATGTTTGGTGATAAAGAGTTGTGGCAAAAAATATCAGGCAATGCCAAAACTAAAGCCCGCAAGTTTAGCTGGGACGAGATAAAAAAGAAATGGGAAACGCTTTTTGCTGAAAAGGCATAG
- a CDS encoding glycosyltransferase family 4 protein, with protein MVLGFHYHIPAYQKNGKIYTMSLQGLFIDSLAPHWDKVIAFLHTPVESEKEFMDYEIQSPNVEFVELMLHVSVPKRILQAKRTTKIFEAHAQKLDILLLRAPTPMLPFIVRAIGKKVKYAYLNVGNWLDYMEDAKNLSVKERALKTYYSWNENRQEKYAKDAIVFANSTVMYEKYKPISKQAFPIKTTTLKKTDLFYREDTCQNNMYEILFAGRIADQKGVIEITEAIGRLHQDGIECRFNLVGWVDRNDPTGERIKETAEKWGISDRILFHGKKTVGEELFSFYKNADMYVMASTAEGFPRTIWEALANSTPVIAAPVGAIPHYLKDGHDVLFVRPKNADDLYHRIKTLITDGDLRRKLIKNGQETVADVTLEIQAEKMCTELKNFLNQA; from the coding sequence ATGGTTTTAGGTTTTCATTATCACATACCCGCATATCAGAAAAACGGAAAAATATACACCATGTCTTTGCAAGGTCTGTTTATCGACAGTCTTGCCCCGCATTGGGATAAGGTTATTGCCTTTTTACACACTCCGGTTGAATCGGAAAAGGAGTTTATGGATTATGAAATCCAATCTCCAAATGTTGAATTTGTAGAGCTTATGCTGCATGTTTCAGTTCCAAAAAGAATTTTGCAGGCTAAGCGCACCACTAAAATATTTGAAGCACACGCGCAAAAGCTGGATATTCTCTTACTAAGAGCTCCGACGCCAATGCTGCCTTTCATTGTCCGAGCAATCGGCAAAAAGGTTAAGTATGCCTATCTTAATGTTGGGAACTGGTTGGATTATATGGAAGATGCCAAAAATCTTTCGGTGAAAGAAAGAGCATTAAAAACCTATTATTCTTGGAACGAAAACAGGCAAGAGAAATACGCGAAAGATGCTATTGTATTTGCCAATAGTACAGTGATGTATGAAAAGTACAAGCCGATATCGAAACAGGCATTTCCGATAAAAACCACTACCCTTAAGAAAACAGATTTGTTTTACAGGGAGGATACCTGCCAAAACAACATGTATGAAATACTTTTTGCCGGAAGAATAGCCGATCAAAAGGGAGTGATAGAGATTACGGAGGCTATAGGAAGGCTGCATCAAGACGGTATAGAATGTCGGTTTAATTTAGTCGGCTGGGTGGATAGAAACGATCCCACAGGTGAGAGGATTAAAGAAACGGCAGAGAAATGGGGCATTAGCGATAGGATACTATTTCACGGGAAGAAAACGGTGGGAGAGGAACTATTTAGCTTTTATAAAAACGCGGATATGTATGTGATGGCTTCAACGGCAGAAGGGTTTCCGCGAACAATTTGGGAAGCCTTAGCAAACTCAACACCTGTGATTGCTGCCCCTGTAGGTGCAATACCACACTATTTGAAAGACGGGCACGATGTGTTGTTTGTGAGACCCAAAAACGCAGATGATTTATACCACAGGATTAAAACCCTGATTACCGACGGCGACTTACGAAGGAAGCTTATTAAAAACGGGCAAGAAACAGTTGCCGATGTTACCTTAGAAATTCAGGCAGAAAAAATGTGTACTGAACTTAAGAACTTTCTTAATCAAGCCTAA